In Natrinema amylolyticum, the DNA window ATAAGCTGGAAGCTATCGGAGCGGTCGGTCTCGTTCGGATGGCCTGTATCGTCGGCGAGCGGTCGGGAAGTGCAGGCGAGAAATACGCGGTGATCGATACCCCGGAAGTCGGTGGAACGGTTACGTCGGACCTGCCCGATATCACGCTCCTTCGAGAATGGGCAGAGGAACGGCTGGATGCGTTATATACGTCACCCGGACGCCGTCTCGGAACGTCTCGCTGGCGTTTTATGGACGATTTCTTCACACAGTTCTCGAGAGAGATAGACGTTGACGCAGAGGTGTAAGAAGAAAGCGGAGAGACAAAACGCTTTCAGCCCGACGAACGCCGTCTCGTCCGAGTTCATCGACCCCGGTTCCGTTCAGCCGCTTTTCACTCTGAATAGGGGGTGTGGGTCCCCTCGGCGACCCCACGACACCGAAGTTCGTCGGGCCGCCCCTCGTTCAGACTGAAAACGGTCCCGGACGTCGCGACTGCGTTTCAGTCTGAACGAGGGGTGGGACGCGCTCACCGAACGCGACCGATCGATCGGCAACCCGGACATCCGAACACCCCGGTGACTCGACCGGTCTTTCACTCTGAACGAGGGGTGTCCGTCGCCGACCGATCACGTCCGTCTCGAGCGACGACTGGTCGACCTGACGACGCTACAGTACCGCTGATCGGAGACGCCCCGACCGAGCGGCCGGCGACGGCTCGCTGGCACTCCGATGACGACTCGCCGTCACACTGACGACTTTGGTTCTGGCCGTTCGAGAGATCGGTATGGTCCGTAGAAGCGTGCTGTTCACTCCCGGTGACCGCCCCGAGATGTGTCGGAAAGCGCCCGATTCGGGGGCGGACGTAGTCGTCTTCGATCTCGAGGACGCGGTCGCACCCCGGCGCAAAGCCGACGCTCGCGACGCCGTTCGCGACGTACTGTCCGATCCCGGTTTCGATCCCGACTGCGAGGTCTGCGTTCGAGTTAACGCGACGGAATCGACGCTCAGGGACGATCTCGACGCTCTACTGGGGGACGGCACGGAACTTCGACTCGATAGCGTCATGCTTCCGAAAGTCGGCTCGGCCGACGATGTCCGCGCGCTCGTCGACGAACTCGGTACGTACGAGACGGTGTTTCCCGTCTTCGCGCTGCTCGAGAGCGCCGCCGGAATACTCGCGGCACCCGAGATCGCGGCCGTGTCCGCGACCGACGCGTTGGTGTTCGGCGCGGAAGACCTCGCGGCGGACATCGGCGCGACGCGGACGGCCGAGGGGACCGAAGTGCTCTACGCGCGAGAACGCGTCGTCCTCGCGGCCGCGGCCAACGACTGTCCGG includes these proteins:
- a CDS encoding HpcH/HpaI aldolase/citrate lyase family protein, translating into MVRRSVLFTPGDRPEMCRKAPDSGADVVVFDLEDAVAPRRKADARDAVRDVLSDPGFDPDCEVCVRVNATESTLRDDLDALLGDGTELRLDSVMLPKVGSADDVRALVDELGTYETVFPVFALLESAAGILAAPEIAAVSATDALVFGAEDLAADIGATRTAEGTEVLYARERVVLAAAANDCPAIDTIVSDFEDEDALREDVEFAIQLGYDGKLAIHPAQVGPINEAFTPSAEQIEWARRVLDARDEADAEGRGVFAVDGEMIDAPLIARAERIRSRAAAVGAWA